The Leptolyngbyaceae cyanobacterium genome contains a region encoding:
- a CDS encoding thioredoxin-like domain-containing protein, translating into MEPRVRAPQLPQNNPWLNTERPLSLPELKGRVVLLDFWTYCCINCLHVLPDLKFLEQKYKDSLTVIGVHSAKFDNEKEVENIRQAILRYDIEHPVLVDSDFRVWQEYAVKAWPTLVIIDPEGYYVGHVSGEGNLQILDNKISELIEAHREKGTIDLREIDLTLEKQQQPLNTPLAFPGKVLASQNADGKEYLFIADSGHHRIIVSSFNGEVLHVIGNGAPGLTDGSFKEAQFFSPQGMAFDEDNQILYVADTENHAIRQVNLQTQQVITIAGKGEQSHHIRPHSGAALETALNSPWDLVKVGNKLFIAMAGPHQIWEMELETGMVETYAGTGAEACVDGELTESAFAQPSGITTDGRELYIADSEVSSIRAVGIVDVLKVRTVCGSGELFSFGDEDGIGSKVRLQHCLGVEYAPDYLWVADTYNHKIKRVDPHTGNCITMLGDGEPELKDGQGLASSFFEPSGLSALGTHLFIADTNNHAIRRVELDTLMVSTIAFSNNL; encoded by the coding sequence ATGGAACCCCGCGTAAGAGCCCCCCAACTACCCCAAAATAACCCCTGGCTCAATACAGAGCGTCCCTTATCCCTCCCAGAGTTAAAAGGGCGAGTTGTACTCTTGGACTTTTGGACATACTGCTGTATTAACTGCTTGCACGTTCTGCCTGACTTAAAGTTTTTGGAGCAAAAATACAAAGATAGCCTTACTGTGATCGGGGTTCACTCAGCTAAATTCGACAATGAAAAAGAAGTGGAAAATATTCGACAAGCTATTCTCCGCTATGACATAGAACATCCGGTTTTAGTTGATAGCGATTTCCGAGTTTGGCAAGAGTATGCAGTGAAGGCGTGGCCTACATTAGTAATCATCGATCCGGAAGGTTACTATGTAGGTCATGTATCGGGGGAAGGTAATCTGCAAATTCTCGACAATAAAATTTCTGAATTAATTGAAGCGCATCGAGAAAAAGGCACGATTGATTTACGGGAGATCGATCTTACTTTGGAAAAACAACAGCAACCTTTAAATACTCCTTTGGCTTTTCCCGGTAAAGTATTGGCATCTCAAAATGCTGATGGAAAAGAGTACTTGTTCATCGCTGATTCCGGTCATCATCGCATTATTGTTAGTAGTTTTAATGGGGAAGTGCTGCACGTTATCGGTAATGGCGCACCTGGTTTAACGGATGGTTCCTTTAAGGAAGCCCAATTTTTTTCTCCTCAAGGAATGGCTTTTGATGAAGATAATCAAATTCTTTATGTTGCCGATACGGAAAATCACGCGATCCGTCAAGTTAATTTACAAACTCAACAGGTTATAACAATTGCCGGGAAAGGAGAACAAAGCCATCATATTCGTCCCCACAGTGGCGCAGCTTTAGAAACAGCGCTTAATTCTCCTTGGGATTTAGTTAAAGTGGGAAATAAACTATTTATTGCAATGGCTGGCCCTCACCAAATCTGGGAAATGGAGCTAGAAACAGGTATGGTGGAAACTTATGCTGGTACGGGTGCGGAAGCTTGCGTTGATGGGGAGTTAACTGAATCGGCGTTTGCTCAACCTAGTGGTATTACTACTGATGGTCGAGAATTATATATTGCGGATAGCGAAGTTAGTTCTATTCGAGCAGTTGGTATTGTTGATGTTTTAAAAGTGCGAACTGTTTGCGGTAGTGGGGAACTATTCAGTTTTGGAGATGAGGATGGTATTGGCTCTAAAGTAAGGCTGCAACATTGTTTAGGAGTGGAATACGCGCCTGATTATCTTTGGGTGGCGGATACTTACAACCATAAAATTAAGCGCGTCGATCCTCACACGGGGAATTGTATAACTATGTTGGGAGATGGAGAACCGGAATTAAAGGATGGTCAAGGTTTAGCGAGTAGCTTTTTTGAACCTTCT